In Trichlorobacter lovleyi, the DNA window CATCCGCGCCCTGAAGGCCCTTGACAGCGTGGTACTGCCTGCTGAGCAACAGTTCGGCGTCACCATCATCAAGAGCTCCCTGGAAGCCCCGATCCGTCAGATCGCCGACAACGCCGGCATCGACGCCTCCATCGTGGTGGACAAGGTCAAGAACGGCAAGGAAGCCTTCGGCTACAACGCTGCCGACGACACCTATGTTGACATGCTGGAAGCCGGCATCATCGACCCGACCAAGGTATCCCGCTGCGCACTGCAGAATGCCTCCTCCGTGGCCGGCCTGATGCTGACCACCGAGTGCATGATCGCCGAGAAGCCCAAGAAGGACAGCGGCATGCCTGCTATGCCCGGCGGCATGGGCGGCATGGGTGGTATGGGCGGCATGGACTACTAAGCCGACGACTGTTATTGCAGCACACAAAACCGGGCGGAGGAGGCTTCCTTCGCCCGGTTTTTGTATATGTAAAGAAACCGCTTTAATCTGGACATTTTTCAGTTTTTCCGGTATCCAAACAGGGTATTTAATCAACCTCCAGCACCAGATTACAGGGAAAAAAATGGGGCAACATATCACAGCTGTCAGCTTTGAAGCGGATGGTGTACAGGTCATCACTGTACAGACAACGCGATCAAGCCTGGTTGTTAAGCGGACCCTGACCCTGCAAGCTGATCAACTTGATGCCTTTCTTGCCAGTGATACTGCCTCAACCTATCTTGTTGCCATCAATCCGGCTGAGACCATCTTTGAGACCTTACAGATACCTCCTGCAGACAAGAAGCTTGAGGCGACTCTGGTGTACAGCGAGGCTGCCCGGTTACACCCGGAACTTGGACATTTTTCCTGTGCCTATCAGGTACTGGGTGATATTCCGGGGGATGGACGGATCATCCGTAAGGTGGCCTGTTGCCTGATCTCCCGCCAGGCACTACTGCCTGCCCTGGAGCCGTTCATCCGCAACAACAAAACCGTACGTCAGATGATCGCAGTTCCCCATGCCCTTGCAGCCCTTGTCGCCGAGCAGTTGGGAACCGCGCATGACCCGCTGCTCTGCGCCCATGATGATGGACACAGCAAGACACTCTTTCTGTTGGAAAATGGCGCTGTCAGCTTTTCACGTTCAATAGCCTCAAACGGCTACGGCTGGGACCCGCTTGATCGTCAAAATGTCTCCATGACCCTTGACTACTGCTTCCAGGCCCTCAGAACACGTGCCAGTCGGGTCATGCTGTTAAACTCAGACCAGCAGGATGACGCAGACCAACCGTTTCCACGTTTGGAACCGATCGACGCGCCGGCACAACTTGCGGATATAGCGCCAGAGACCAGGCAAACCATGCTGGTGCCGCTGGCACTGGCGCTGTACCGCTTTCCCGACCAGCAAAACCTGCTGCCGGAAGACTACTGCAGGGAGCGGTTCAAGCAACTGCTGTTCGGAACCGGCAGCAAACTGTTGGCCGGTATTGCTGCAATCATGCTGGTGTTGATTGTCTTTGGCCTTACCTCCATTCGATCAACCCGTACGACCATAAAAACACTACGGGCTCAGGAGGCACAGCTTGCTGAGACTGTTCAGGCCCATCAGCTCGCCCTGGCAGAAAAAAACAGCCTGCAACCGCTTCTTACCATCTGGAATGAGCATGTTGCGGGTGCAGACATTCCTCACACGTTTGCCACCATAAACAGTAGTGCAACCAGCACGGTCAATCTCACCTCACTGAAACTGAAACGTGAAAAAGAGACCGTCACCCTGACACTGGGCGGGACAATAAGCGGCACAGGCCTTGCCTCCATGCAGGAAGGGTTCGAGGCCTATATGACGGCTTTACGCACTATTCGCGGCATGCAGATCACACGCAACCAGCTCGACCCCAAAGGGCAGACGTTTACGCTTGAGGCGGCCTATAAACCATGATGGTTCAGATGCGGCAATACTCCACCAAACAGGCCCTCCGGCTGACAGCCATTCTGACGCTGGTACTGCTGCTCGGCAGCTCACTGGCACTTATTGTCCGCAAAAAACAGTCGCTCGACGAGCTGTTGCGGTATCACACCAGAATCAAGTCTAACTTGGTTGCCATGCAGGAGAATACACGGCGTCTCCAGAAACAGATGAGCGATTTCCGTACACAGCTCAAGCTGGATGAACAGCGGCATTCCAAAGAGGTCCGGCTTTTTCAGCGACTTGACCAGATCAAAGCAGCCGTGCAACCGACCGAAATGCTGGTCACCGCCATCGAGACCAAAGATGCTGCAAGCAGTATCGGCTTCACGCTGAAGCTCCCCTATGAACGTTACGAGGCGGGCGTCAATGCCATGGGGCAACTCCAGACCGAAGCGTTGCCGCTGGTCAGCTTTAATGAGGCCAGTCTCTCCAGCTCAGCAGGTAACGACATAACGATCACCGGGACGGTCCTGCTACCGGCATTACCGGGAGGGCAGCCATGAACCGCTGGCTGCAGCGCAGTGTTATCCTGGGCATACTGGCATGTATCGCATCACTGCTGATACCGGTCGTTATATTTTTCAAAACAGCGTACAGGCCGGAACTGTCAGAGGCAGAACGCACGGTTGCCAACTTCAGTCCGGCCCAGTTTGATGTTGCGACAAAGACCTGGCAGCCAACCGCCCTCCGGCAGCCAGTAACACGTGGCACACAACCAGCGGGGACCGCTGCCGCGCCGAATGCTGTCCGGACACCGCCTCCGGCGCCAGCTCCCACACTTTCCTTTGTCCTTCAGGATGGCAGCAAGAGCATGGCAATTATTGACGGCAACATGGTAAAGACGGGGTCTGAAGTGCGCGGCTGGACCGTAATCAAAATTGAACAGAACCGCGTGCTGCTCAGGAACCGAAAGGGGACCAGATGGCTCAAAATGGATTAGTGGCACGGCGCCCGACCATACTTTTTCTCACCGGCATTCTTTGCTGCGCCCTGGGGGGATGTGCCAACACCCCCCCGGCCGCTCCCCGGGTAGCAGCAGATATCCCGCTGGTCGCCTCAACACGCCCGCAGGACGCATTTATCAGGGACAATATCAAGGAGCTGAAACGCACTTCGCCACCAGCTCCACTCAAGACCCCTGACTACCAGCCGGTCAGCGATGATATCTCACCGGCCAAGACGCGCCTGGTGAACATCCAGGCCCGCAACAGTGCTTTAGGCGATATTCTGCATGTGATTGCCGATGCCGCCGGCCTGAATCTGGTGATCAATGACGGTGTACAGCAGGACCGTACCATCACCATCACCCTGAAACGGGTAACCGCTGATGACGCCCTTGCCACCATCCTCGACTCAGCAGACTATTTCTACACGATCAAGGACAACATCCTGAGTATTGAGGCCACCGGCACCAAGGTCTTTGAACTTGGTCATCCCGCCTTGATCCAAGGGTTTAACATTGATGTTGGCGGCGACATTCTGGGCAGTGCATCAGGACTGACCGCCAACGGTTCAGGAAGCGGCTCAGGAAGCGGTTCATCCAGCTCCGGCTCAGGATCCAACTCCGGCTCCGGCTCCGGCAGTTCAGGTTCTTCAAACATTAAAGGGACTATCAATCAAAGTACCAAATCAGACGCAAAGGCCTTTGACTTCTGGGAATCACTGGATAAATCCCTGCAACTGCTGCTTGGCAAGCAGGAAGCCGCTGCTACAGCAACGCAATCACAAGCAACAGCTCTCCTGCCACAACAGCGCACTACTCATTCGGCCCCCAACCAGACTGTCATCATCAACCGGCTGACCGGCACCATTGTGGTAACAGCCACCCGTCACAACCTGAATGCCATCGAAAAATACCTCGATCTGGTCAAGGCAGCCTTAAACCGTCAGGTGCTGGTGGAAGCACGGGTGATTGAGGTACAGCTCAACGATAGTCTCAAGTTTGGCATAGACTGGGACTTCCTCAACAACATCAGATGGTTCAACACAACCGGTGCAGCAGCAGGCGGTTTTGGCAATGCAGCAACCGCCGCCACCAATGCCGTGAATTCCGGTGCATTCCGCTTGGGATACGGTGGCGGTAATGTGCAGGCACTTCTGACCGCACTCAAGACACAGGGCGAGGTCAAAACGCTCTCAAATCCACGTATCAATGTCATGAACGGCCAGACCGCCCTCTTAACCGTGGGGCGGAACACCAATTATGTCGCTAAGATTTCCAGCACCATAAGTACCGGTACCGGCACAACACCGATCATCACCTATACCGCTGATACGGCCAACGTACTATCAGGAATCATGATCGGCATCGCCCCCAACATCAACAGCAAGGGGGAGATCCGCATGGCAATTACCCCCATCATTTCAGACCTTGTCAGTCTTACTCCCACCGATATCGGCAGTGGCGACTACAAGACCAATATCCAGATACCGATCGTTGACCTGCGTGAACTTTCAACCACGGTTAAGGTCAGAGATGGAGAAATGATCGTGATTGGCGGCCTCATCTCGAACAAACAGGACCTGCAGGACGAAAAGATACCGTTTGTCGGTGACATCCCCTGGCTGGGTACGCTGTTTTCCCGCAAGAACTATCAGGACAAGCGAACCGAACTGGTTGTGGTGCTGCAACCCTATCTAGTCGGTTCCGAGCAGTAAGGAGACCCATGGCTGCCCCGATCAGAATCGGAGAACTCCTGGTATCAAACGGCCTGATTACAGACCGTCAGCTTCAGATTGCCCTGGAGCATCAGAAAGTCACCGGCGCCATCCTGGGAGACCTGTTGATCAAGCTGGGGTTTGTCACGGCAACGGATTTTGCCCGCACCATCGCCCTGCAATCCGGCATAGACTTTATTGACCTGGGGGAAATACAGCCTGAAGATGAAGCGCTGCAGCTTATCTCCAAGGACACGGCTGAAAAGGCCGGGCTGATCCCGCTGGCTGTGGTTGAAGATGGACGGCTTGCCATCGGCATTACCAACCCCAGCAATATTGTGGCGGTTGACCTGGCCACCAAACTGACCGGCAAGCAACCCCGGGTGTTTCTGGTTGATAATGACCACTATCAGGAGACCCTTGAGAAGTCCTATTTCTTTTTCAGCCACCCGATTCAACAACGGATGGAAAAGATCGTCAGCTCGCTCAAACAGGCCACCGGGGCCATACCAGGTGCGATCATTGCCGAACTGGTTGAGTTGATCATGATGGATGGTGTCCGCAAACTGGCAACCGATATCCATGTCTCACCGGCTGATGACGTCACCAATGTCTTTTACCGGATAGACGGCGTGCTGCAACACGGACACTGCCTCCAAAAGCAGGCCCATACCGGTCTCATCTCCAGAATCAAGGTGTTGTCGCAACTGGACATTGCAGAACAACGCCTGCCGCAGGACGGCTCTTTTACCTACGAATTTCTTTCCAAACGGTTCGACGTCAGGGTTTCTACCGTACCCACCATCTTTGGCGAAAACCTGGTTCTCAGGCTGCTGGCCGGGGCAGGCCCGTTGCTGAGGATTGAGGCCCTGGGCATGAACCCGACAGCAACCCGCCAGGTACGGCAGCTGTTCCAGAAGTCATACGGCATCATCCTGATTGCCGGTCCGACAGGCAGCGGCAAAACAACCACGCTCTATGCAGCCCTGCGTGAATTGAACCGCCTTGAACGTAATATCCTGACCGTGGAAGACCCGGTGGAATATCGCTTGAGCTTTGTTAAACAGACCCAGGTCAATGACAAGGCAGGCTTTGATTTTGCCTTGGCTGCCCGGAACTTCATGCGCCAGGACCCGGATGTTATGCTGCTGGGTGAAATCCGTGACGAAGAGACCGCCCAGATCGCCGTACGGGCCGCCATAACCGGCCACCTGGTGCTTTCCACCATCCATACCAATGATGCGGTCACGGCTATCCCGCGTCTTCTAGATCTGAAGCTGGATGCCTTTTTACTTTCATCTGCCCTGACAGCTGTTGTGGCACAGCGGCTCGTTCGTAAAATCTGCCCTTCATGTAAAACTGAATACAGTATCACTGATGGAGAACGAGAACTGTGTACCAGCCATCACCTTGAAAAACGGCTTGCCTATCGGGGCACAGGCTGCGCAAAATGCAATCATACCGGCTACCTGGGGCGCCTAGCCATCTGTGAAGTGCTTATCCTGAATGACCAGATACGTCAGATGATCTTTGAGGGGGCCTCCACGGGCACTATTGTTGCCGTAGCCAGAAAACACGGCATGACATCAATGCTTGAGGACGGCCTGCACAAGGCAATTGAAGGACTGACGACCATTGCAGAAGTTATGCGGGTCGCCGGATGACCAGTTTCAGCTACCATGCCGTCGATGCCGCCGGACGCCTGATCAGAGGCTATATTGAGGCCGCCTCACCGGAAACAGCCTCACAGGACCTGACGGCACGGGGATACTACCTGCTCAAGCTTGACAAGAGCAGCGGCGTCTTGGCACGCCTTAGACGAAATCTTTTCAGACAGCGGGTCAAGCGTGCCGAAATAATTGAACTGGCAGGTAACCTATCGGTCATGGTTGGAGCAGGCATCCCGATAACCATATCACTCGGCGATCTTGCAGAAGCCACCACCAATACGACACTGCAAACCACTCTGACCGGTATCAAGCAAGAGATTGAGCAGGGCTCAACCTTTTCTGATGCCATTGAACGTTATGACGACATCTTCCCTGATATACTGATTCGATTGGTCCGGGTTGGTGAAGAAACCGGCCGTTTTGAAAAGAGCCTGTCTGATGTGGCAGAACACCTGCAGCGGATGGATGATCTTGCATCATCAATCAAGCGTGCCCTGATCTACCCGACCTTTGCCATCATTGCCACCGGTGGCGCTCTGATATTCTGGCTGGTCTTTGTTTTGCCCAAGATTATCGGAACGATCAAGGGCATGGGAGTCAAACTGCCGCTGTTAACCCGGATGCTGATGGCCACCAGCAGTTATACGCAACGCTACTGGTATCTGCTACCCATCATCGCTTTGTGTTGCTGGGCTCTATTCAAGCTGCTGAAGCGGAATGAAAAAGCCTGTTACCAGATTGACCGGCTTAAGCTCAAACTACCGATCTACAGCCTGATAGAATACAACCGGCTTCTGGCACTGTTTGCCGAGCAGATGCGTATTCTGATCGTAGCCGGCCTGACCGTTGACCGCACGCTGGGGATCATTGCCGAGGTCATGCGGAATCTGGTCTTTAGGCACGCCATCGACTCGGTTCGCGATGACATTACCTATGGCAGCACCATTGCCGATGCCCTCAAGAAACACCCGGTTTTCCCACTGCTACTGGTCCGTATGGTGGGTATTGGCGAGACCAGCGGTTCGCTGGATGATCAGTTCGGCTTCTTGTCAACACATTACCTGAAAAAGCTGGACGATATCTCGGACAAATTGGGCAAGATTATTGAGCCTGTCGTGATAGCTGTCATCGGTATCCTGTTTGCAATTATTATCATGGGACTCTTACTGCCGGTCTATGATCTGGTATCCACAGTAGGAAGAAGGTAGAACCATGAGCTCTTCGTACCTTGATTTTTTCAGTTTAAAGGAAGACCCGTTCGGCCTGACGCCTGACCCGGCCTTCTACTACCCCTTTAATGAGCATGCCAACGCCCTGCTGTCGCTTGATTACATCATGAACAACCGCGAGGGGTTCTACCTGCTGACCGGAGAACCAGGCACCGGCAAAACAACCCTGCTACGCATATTTATCAACAAATGGCACTCCCAGGCTGAAATTGCCCTGGTGATGACCCCGCGCCTGACCTCCGAAGAGTTTCTTCAAGCGGTACTGGATGATCTGGGGGTAATATTTCCGCTATCCGGCAACAAGAACGATATGATCAAAGAGTTCAGGGATTTCCTGCTGGAACAGGCACACTCAGGCCGGCGGGTCGCTATTGTTGTTGACGAGGCGCAACAACTGCCCGATGACACCCTTGAAGAGCTACGGCTGCTCTCCAACCTTGAAACGGAGAAGGAAAAGCTGCTGCAGATCATTCTGGTTGGCCAGCCTGAACTGGTGGATAAGCTGAATGCCCCTCACCTGCGACAGCTCAGCCAGCGGATAGCAGTCAGGTCAGCCCTGACACACTTATCCGGCAAGGCCACCGCAGATTACCTCACCACCCGCCTGCACCGGGCAGGGGCCTTAACAGGCGCCATTTTCAGCCCCAAGGCAGTCCTTGCAATACATCAGCTTTCCGGAGGGATCCCCAGACTGATCAACATGATGGCATCACGGGCACTGATGGTTGGTTTTTTGGAAGTGAAGCCGGTAATTGAAGAGAAACAGGTACAGGTTGCTGCGGCAGAAATTTTGAAGAGAGAAAAGCAGGCCCAATCAAGGACTCGGGGTTTGAATCGCACATGGCTTGGAATCGGCGGAATCTTACTGGCAGCGCTTACTGCCCTGTTGGTGCTGTTCTGGAGGCTGTGATGCCCTACTGCTCCAACGCCCTGATCCGTTCACGGGCAAGCTCCTTCGTACGTTGTCCCACATCTGCAGGAACCAGCACCTCACGATAGAGCCGCAGCGCCTCAGACGCGTTGCCACGCCGTTCCTGCATCCGACCCTGCCCTAACACCCCCCGGACATCGCCGGCCTCTGCCAGGCGTCGGTATGACACCAGGGCATCATCCAGAAGCCCGCCTCGTTCCAGAGAAACAGCCAGGCTGAACAGCGCGTTACGATTGGTAGGTTCCAAGGCAAGCGCCTTGTGAAACATCCCCCGCGATGCGGCATCATTGCCCATTTTCCCCAACGCAATACCGGCGTTCACCATGGCTGACGGGTAGTCGGGTTTGATCGACAGAGCACGGTTGGCAACAGCCAAGGCCTGTTCATTAAAGCCCAGTTGCAGCATGGTGCTGGCGACATTATTCATGATCCGGTAATTGAACGGGTCGGCATCCAATGCCTTCTGGTACTGCTTGAGTGCAACAGCAAAATCATGCCGTGCCTCAGCAGTACGGGCTGCAAACAACAAGGCATCAATGGTGGCGCGATCTTTGACAACCGGTTTTAATGCCTGCTGGGCAGCTGGTGGAGCAGATGGCGGTGCCGCACGGGTATGCTTGGCACTCCCCCCGGCAGTGAGCTGATGAGGTTTGGGCTTGACTGGCGTTTTTACTGATTCCGATCCGGCAGGCACAGACGGAGCGACAGGCTTGTTTGCGGTAACGGCTGCAGGTGTTGAAGCAGGGACACCTGCCGTTGAAAGCGGTTTTTGAACGGCTGCCGACGGCTTCGGCAGGGCCTGTTGAAGCGCAGGTGAATGGGGTGCGGGACGTTTGTCCAGGTACAGAGCCAGCAACCCGCCAACGGCAATCGACGCAACAGCCAGGATACCCAACAGCAGATATCTTTTCAGATTTACGGTACCGGCTGCCGATGACCGAACAGTCTGGAGCAAATCTGGTGGTATGTCCCCTTTAACTTGGCTTGTCTCTGCCTTCTTCAGCAGATTGGCAAGAATACTCATCCAGACACCCACTTAAGTTCAGTAATTCATTGATTATTCCGAATAACAGCCCACTGGTTGGATGTCAATACAAATTGGGCTAATAGAGCGATATCTTTGTTTAGATTTGTAAATAAGCACCAATAGGAGCTGATTTCTCTTGATATTTTTTTATGCTTGGTTGATTGTTTACAAAATTTATTTTTGCTGTATTCTTTAAACCAGTAAATATCAATTACTTACATACACCAAGCAAACAGGAGGTTTGGGATGCGCAACAACAAAGGCTTTACCCTGATTGAAATGGCTGTGGTTCTGGTCATTATCGGCATCATCCTCGGAGCGGTTATCAAAGGCAACGACCTGATTGAAAACGCCAAGGTCAAAGGCGTTATTCAGGCACCAACCAAGTGGGAAGTACCAATCATGACCTACTATGACAAAAAAGGATCTTTTCCTGGCAGCACCAGTGGACAGATTACAAGTTTTACCGCGCTCAAAACAGCTCTTGGCAACGAGAGCAT includes these proteins:
- the mshL gene encoding pilus (MSHA type) biogenesis protein MshL, with the protein product MAQNGLVARRPTILFLTGILCCALGGCANTPPAAPRVAADIPLVASTRPQDAFIRDNIKELKRTSPPAPLKTPDYQPVSDDISPAKTRLVNIQARNSALGDILHVIADAAGLNLVINDGVQQDRTITITLKRVTADDALATILDSADYFYTIKDNILSIEATGTKVFELGHPALIQGFNIDVGGDILGSASGLTANGSGSGSGSGSSSSGSGSNSGSGSGSSGSSNIKGTINQSTKSDAKAFDFWESLDKSLQLLLGKQEAAATATQSQATALLPQQRTTHSAPNQTVIINRLTGTIVVTATRHNLNAIEKYLDLVKAALNRQVLVEARVIEVQLNDSLKFGIDWDFLNNIRWFNTTGAAAGGFGNAATAATNAVNSGAFRLGYGGGNVQALLTALKTQGEVKTLSNPRINVMNGQTALLTVGRNTNYVAKISSTISTGTGTTPIITYTADTANVLSGIMIGIAPNINSKGEIRMAITPIISDLVSLTPTDIGSGDYKTNIQIPIVDLRELSTTVKVRDGEMIVIGGLISNKQDLQDEKIPFVGDIPWLGTLFSRKNYQDKRTELVVVLQPYLVGSEQ
- a CDS encoding GspE/PulE family protein; the encoded protein is MAAPIRIGELLVSNGLITDRQLQIALEHQKVTGAILGDLLIKLGFVTATDFARTIALQSGIDFIDLGEIQPEDEALQLISKDTAEKAGLIPLAVVEDGRLAIGITNPSNIVAVDLATKLTGKQPRVFLVDNDHYQETLEKSYFFFSHPIQQRMEKIVSSLKQATGAIPGAIIAELVELIMMDGVRKLATDIHVSPADDVTNVFYRIDGVLQHGHCLQKQAHTGLISRIKVLSQLDIAEQRLPQDGSFTYEFLSKRFDVRVSTVPTIFGENLVLRLLAGAGPLLRIEALGMNPTATRQVRQLFQKSYGIILIAGPTGSGKTTTLYAALRELNRLERNILTVEDPVEYRLSFVKQTQVNDKAGFDFALAARNFMRQDPDVMLLGEIRDEETAQIAVRAAITGHLVLSTIHTNDAVTAIPRLLDLKLDAFLLSSALTAVVAQRLVRKICPSCKTEYSITDGERELCTSHHLEKRLAYRGTGCAKCNHTGYLGRLAICEVLILNDQIRQMIFEGASTGTIVAVARKHGMTSMLEDGLHKAIEGLTTIAEVMRVAG
- a CDS encoding type II secretion system F family protein, coding for MTSFSYHAVDAAGRLIRGYIEAASPETASQDLTARGYYLLKLDKSSGVLARLRRNLFRQRVKRAEIIELAGNLSVMVGAGIPITISLGDLAEATTNTTLQTTLTGIKQEIEQGSTFSDAIERYDDIFPDILIRLVRVGEETGRFEKSLSDVAEHLQRMDDLASSIKRALIYPTFAIIATGGALIFWLVFVLPKIIGTIKGMGVKLPLLTRMLMATSSYTQRYWYLLPIIALCCWALFKLLKRNEKACYQIDRLKLKLPIYSLIEYNRLLALFAEQMRILIVAGLTVDRTLGIIAEVMRNLVFRHAIDSVRDDITYGSTIADALKKHPVFPLLLVRMVGIGETSGSLDDQFGFLSTHYLKKLDDISDKLGKIIEPVVIAVIGILFAIIIMGLLLPVYDLVSTVGRR
- a CDS encoding ExeA family protein; protein product: MSSSYLDFFSLKEDPFGLTPDPAFYYPFNEHANALLSLDYIMNNREGFYLLTGEPGTGKTTLLRIFINKWHSQAEIALVMTPRLTSEEFLQAVLDDLGVIFPLSGNKNDMIKEFRDFLLEQAHSGRRVAIVVDEAQQLPDDTLEELRLLSNLETEKEKLLQIILVGQPELVDKLNAPHLRQLSQRIAVRSALTHLSGKATADYLTTRLHRAGALTGAIFSPKAVLAIHQLSGGIPRLINMMASRALMVGFLEVKPVIEEKQVQVAAAEILKREKQAQSRTRGLNRTWLGIGGILLAALTALLVLFWRL
- a CDS encoding tetratricopeptide repeat protein; translation: MSILANLLKKAETSQVKGDIPPDLLQTVRSSAAGTVNLKRYLLLGILAVASIAVGGLLALYLDKRPAPHSPALQQALPKPSAAVQKPLSTAGVPASTPAAVTANKPVAPSVPAGSESVKTPVKPKPHQLTAGGSAKHTRAAPPSAPPAAQQALKPVVKDRATIDALLFAARTAEARHDFAVALKQYQKALDADPFNYRIMNNVASTMLQLGFNEQALAVANRALSIKPDYPSAMVNAGIALGKMGNDAASRGMFHKALALEPTNRNALFSLAVSLERGGLLDDALVSYRRLAEAGDVRGVLGQGRMQERRGNASEALRLYREVLVPADVGQRTKELARERIRALEQ